In Bactrocera oleae isolate idBacOlea1 chromosome 3, idBacOlea1, whole genome shotgun sequence, a genomic segment contains:
- the Trp1 gene encoding translocation protein SEC62 isoform X1, with translation MEDETQHHEEEEEQYVEDDGDEYTGPGEQEVEKPSKEEFKVAKWMKANVKSKKTKFLSHNVQYFISNKALDALLKSKFAQGDDALFTTREQAIEFLDVMLEHKFFHRAKKVPVSLEEMRGSGAATGSKTTKNKSDEKEQQHKKKEKDEKKDTEAEAEASGGGNGVGDGNISAGAGSGGGGAVEKKEKRKRKIRLDMHHEQVFVDGSEPYIWIYDPIPIHYWIYGLILLLGAILICLFPLWPPLLRKGVYYLSVAAAGFLVLILTLTVIRLIVFTLVWLVTYGKLHFWLLPNLTEDVGFFASFWPLYESNYVAEEEKSKSSEKRNKSKSKKKEKDSDAEEDTAPEAIPLEPEKIEEVKEHDADIELRRRNVAGDSTTCAEEAASSSAVGAGDNSEATAVSEVKGSPTPSESDSEISAKDQFEIISSSEVHNVN, from the exons GAGTACACAGGTCCTGGCGAACAGGAGGTTGAGAAACCTTCGAAAGAGGAATTCAAGGTCGCCAAATGGATGAAAGCAAACGTCAAATCAAAGAAAACGAAATTCCTCAGCCACAATGTGCAGTATTTCATATCGAATAAAGCGCTAGATGCTTTGCTAAAGTCCAAATTCGCACAAGGCGATGATGCACTCTTCACCACACGTGAACAGGCTATTGAATTTTTGGACGTGATGTTGGAGCATAAATTTTTCCATCGCGCCAAAAAAGTGCCCGTCTCGTTGGAGGAGATGCGCGGCAGTGGGGCAGCTACCGGTAGCAAAACAACGAAAAACAAAAGTGATGAAAAAGAGCAACAGCACAAGAAGAAGGAAAAGGATGAGAAAAAAGATACCGAAGCTGAAGCCGAAGCTAGCGGTGGTGGCAATGGCGTTGGTGATGGTAATATAAGCGCTGGTGCCGGCAGTGGTGGTGGCGGTGCAGTTGAGAAGAAAGAGAAGCGCAAGCGAAAAATACGCTTGGACATGCATCATGAACAGGTTTTTGTAGATGGTTCTGAGCCGTACATTTGGATTTATGACCCCATACCTATACACTATTGGATTTACGGTCTAATCCTATTGCTGGGCGCCATACTGATCTGTTTGTTCCCACTTTGGCCACCACTATTGCGTAAAGGTGTTTACTATTTGTCTGTGGCGGCGGCTGGATTCCTCGTACTCATATTGACTTTGACAGTAATACGGCTGATTGTTTTCACACTCGTATGGCTGGTGACTTATGGAAAATTGCATTTCTGGCTACTGCCAAATTTAACTGAAGACGTGGGATTCTTTGCATCATTTTGGCCGCTCTACGAA agCAACTATGTTGCTGAGGAAGAAAAATCGAAATCCTCGGAGAAGCGCAACAAATCCAAATCAAAGAAGAAAGAGAAGGATAGCGATGCAGAAGAAGATACGGCTCCCGAAGCGATACCACTGGAACCGGAGAAGATCGAAGAAGTGAAGGAACATGACGCGGACATCGAGCTACGTCGCCGCAATGTAGCTGGCGATAGCACTACGTGCGCCGAAGAGGCCGCGAGTAGCAGTGCTGTTGGTGCCGGTGATAACAGCGAGGCGACCGCTGTGTCAGAAGTTAAAGG CTCGCCCACTCCATCTGAATCAGATTCGGAAATCTCCGCCAAGGATCAGTTTGAGATCATCAGTTCGAGTGAAGTGCATAAtgttaattaa
- the Trp1 gene encoding translocation protein SEC62 isoform X2 yields the protein MSEKKRSRRRKDEYTGPGEQEVEKPSKEEFKVAKWMKANVKSKKTKFLSHNVQYFISNKALDALLKSKFAQGDDALFTTREQAIEFLDVMLEHKFFHRAKKVPVSLEEMRGSGAATGSKTTKNKSDEKEQQHKKKEKDEKKDTEAEAEASGGGNGVGDGNISAGAGSGGGGAVEKKEKRKRKIRLDMHHEQVFVDGSEPYIWIYDPIPIHYWIYGLILLLGAILICLFPLWPPLLRKGVYYLSVAAAGFLVLILTLTVIRLIVFTLVWLVTYGKLHFWLLPNLTEDVGFFASFWPLYESNYVAEEEKSKSSEKRNKSKSKKKEKDSDAEEDTAPEAIPLEPEKIEEVKEHDADIELRRRNVAGDSTTCAEEAASSSAVGAGDNSEATAVSEVKGSPTPSESDSEISAKDQFEIISSSEVHNVN from the exons GAGTACACAGGTCCTGGCGAACAGGAGGTTGAGAAACCTTCGAAAGAGGAATTCAAGGTCGCCAAATGGATGAAAGCAAACGTCAAATCAAAGAAAACGAAATTCCTCAGCCACAATGTGCAGTATTTCATATCGAATAAAGCGCTAGATGCTTTGCTAAAGTCCAAATTCGCACAAGGCGATGATGCACTCTTCACCACACGTGAACAGGCTATTGAATTTTTGGACGTGATGTTGGAGCATAAATTTTTCCATCGCGCCAAAAAAGTGCCCGTCTCGTTGGAGGAGATGCGCGGCAGTGGGGCAGCTACCGGTAGCAAAACAACGAAAAACAAAAGTGATGAAAAAGAGCAACAGCACAAGAAGAAGGAAAAGGATGAGAAAAAAGATACCGAAGCTGAAGCCGAAGCTAGCGGTGGTGGCAATGGCGTTGGTGATGGTAATATAAGCGCTGGTGCCGGCAGTGGTGGTGGCGGTGCAGTTGAGAAGAAAGAGAAGCGCAAGCGAAAAATACGCTTGGACATGCATCATGAACAGGTTTTTGTAGATGGTTCTGAGCCGTACATTTGGATTTATGACCCCATACCTATACACTATTGGATTTACGGTCTAATCCTATTGCTGGGCGCCATACTGATCTGTTTGTTCCCACTTTGGCCACCACTATTGCGTAAAGGTGTTTACTATTTGTCTGTGGCGGCGGCTGGATTCCTCGTACTCATATTGACTTTGACAGTAATACGGCTGATTGTTTTCACACTCGTATGGCTGGTGACTTATGGAAAATTGCATTTCTGGCTACTGCCAAATTTAACTGAAGACGTGGGATTCTTTGCATCATTTTGGCCGCTCTACGAA agCAACTATGTTGCTGAGGAAGAAAAATCGAAATCCTCGGAGAAGCGCAACAAATCCAAATCAAAGAAGAAAGAGAAGGATAGCGATGCAGAAGAAGATACGGCTCCCGAAGCGATACCACTGGAACCGGAGAAGATCGAAGAAGTGAAGGAACATGACGCGGACATCGAGCTACGTCGCCGCAATGTAGCTGGCGATAGCACTACGTGCGCCGAAGAGGCCGCGAGTAGCAGTGCTGTTGGTGCCGGTGATAACAGCGAGGCGACCGCTGTGTCAGAAGTTAAAGG CTCGCCCACTCCATCTGAATCAGATTCGGAAATCTCCGCCAAGGATCAGTTTGAGATCATCAGTTCGAGTGAAGTGCATAAtgttaattaa